GCGTTCGGCGTTTTTCAGGGTCTGGCGGCGTTGGTAGTCGGTGGGCGCTTGTTCAGCTTGGACTTTGGATAGCTCGATGTAGAAGCCGTGGACGCGGTTGAACTCGACTTTGAGGGTGGAGAGGCCGGTGCGTTCGCGTTCGCGCGCTTCGAGGTCGAGCAGGAATTCGTCGCCGTGGTTTTGGATGTGGCGCAACTCGTCGAGTTCTGCGCAATAGCCTTGGTTGATGACGCCGCCGTCTTTGAGCCAGACGGCGGGTTCGGGCATCACGGCGGCTTTGAGGATTTCGGCGACGGGCAGGGTTTCGGGGAAAACGGCTTTGAGGGTTTCCAACAGGCTGCTGCCCTCGGCGGACAGTTCGATTTCGGACAGAGCAAACAGGCTGTCTCGCAGGGCGGCTAGGTCGCGCGGACGGGCGTTGCCGACGGCGATGCGGGCGGCGATGCGTTCGATGTCCGCAATGTTTTTCAGACGGCCTTGCAGGGTTTCGTATTGCGAACCCAGTGCGGCAATGGCTTCTTGTCGGGCGCGGATGTGGGCGCGGCTGCGTAAGGGGTGGTGCAGCCAGAGTGCCAAGAGGCGGCTGCCCATGTGGGTGGCGCAGCCGTCGAGTATGGAAAACAGGGTCGGCGATTTTTTGCCGGAGAGGGTTTGCGTGATTTCGAGATTGCGGCGCGTGGCAGCGTCCATGCCGATATATTGGCTGTCGGTTTCGAGCGAAATGCCGTCAAGGTGTTGCGGCATCAGGTTTTGCGTCAGGCGGATGTAGTTCAACAGCGCGCCCGCCGCGCCGACAGCGGCTTCGTGTTCCTTGCCGTCCAAACCGAAGCCGTGCAGGTCTTGGCAGCCGAAGTATTCAGTCAACAATTTCGCGCCCGCATCGGCGGCAAACTGCCACGAGTTCAGGCGCGTGATGTTGGCAGAGGTCGTCTGAAAACCATCAGGCAGGCTTTTGCCTTCGGGCAACAGGATTTCCGCCGCCTGCAAACGCACCAGCTCGTCGGCGAGTTTGTCCGCCGTCGTCAGCTTGGTTTTGAATTCGCCGCTTTGCAAAGATGCCCACGCGATGGCGATGTGTTTTTTATCCGCGTTCACCGCCGCGATGCGGTTGGTTTCCTTGTCTTCCAAAAACGCCGCGTCGGTCAGCGTGCCGGGCGTTACGATGCGCACGACTTTGCGCTCCACCGGCCCTTTACCCGCGCCGACTTCGCCCACTTGCTCACACACTGCCACGCTTTTGCCCATCTTTACCAGCCGCGCCAGATACTGTTCCGCCGCGTGAAACGGCACGCCCGCCATCTTAATCGGTACGCCATCCATCTGTCCGCGCGTGGTCAGGGTGATGTCCAACAGCTTCGCCGCTTCCACCGCATCATCCAAAAACAGCTCGTAAAAATCGCCCATGCGGTAAAACACCAGCTTGTCGGCGTGTTGCGATTTGATGGCGAGATACTGCTGCATCATCGGGGAAACGGTGGGTTTGGACATAGAAAAGCCTTAGAAACGCAAAAGCGTTATTGTAACAAAAGGCCGTCTGAAAACCTAAATAAGCTTTCAGACGGCCTTTTATGTATGCCAAAATAAGATTAGTTATAAACGAAAATAATGTCTAAGTCTTTCTTCGGCAGGAAATTTTCTTTGACTGCTTGGAAACGGTTCGGCCCTACTTTGCGCAAGGATTTGTCCCAGCAGAGTGAAATAACAGTATTGGGCTCGCGATCTATGGTCAACGTGAATTTTCCTATCGGTTTTGCCCAGTTAGCACCTGTAGTCAAGACATAACCCAAATAGTGATAAAGCTTTGAACCTTCTTCCACAGTCTTAAAGTTTTTAAGGAAGTTTTCATCCATACAGTACTCATCTATGAATGCTTTGCTGTCTTTGGCTTTGAGCGAAGGCAGGAAGCTGCCGCCAACCAGCGGGGTGTATTGGTGTTTGATTTCGGTGACGCTGCCGGCTTTGAAGGTTTGCTTCCAGCTGTAAACAATCTGCGCCGACCAATCGGGCAGTTCATCCGTCTGTTTGGGCAGCATGGATTGGACTTTGGCGGAGCGGCAGGCTCCGATTTTGCTGCCGATTTTTTCACCGTCTTGCTTTTTCGTCCAAGGGTGCATCAGTTCCTGATCGCTCAAACCGCATTTTTTCAAATCGGCGGTCACGTCCACCAGCGAGCCGTTACGCCGTTCAAAATAGGCACGGACGTGGGTTTGCGGGCGGACAGGTTTGCCGTCGGCGTAAATTCGGAAGCTGTCAACCAAGCCCTTGGTGTCGGCAAAGTCGTAATCGATGAAAGCAGGAACAATCGGCAAAGGGAAAAGGACGGTTTCGGTAAGGTCTTGCGAGGAGGTGTTTTTAAACCGGTAATGCACGCGAATCTGGTTTTCGCTGATGTACAAATCTTCGCTCTGCATATCGATATGCGGATTTTTCAGATATTTGATGCCGCTTGTGCTGACTGTACCCATACTGTCGTTGGCATGAGCGGCCCCGGCCAGCAGAAGAAGCAAGATTAAAGCTTTTTGTTTCATGATTTAACCTCTTTGAAACAGGCCGTCTGAAAAACAGGTTTCAGACGGCCTTTAACAGTAGCTTGGTTTTAAGCCAAAGCCACTTCCAAATTATCAATCAGGCGCGTGGTACCCAACCGGGCGGCGGCAAGCACCACCAATTCTTTATCGCCAACATGAGCCACTGCCAAGCTGTGTGCATGGCGGATTTCAACGTAATCAACCACCCAGCCGGCATCGGTCAAACGGCGGATACATTCGGCTTCAAGCTGGGCGTAATCCAGATTGCCGTTTTTCAAGGCGGCGGCAATGTTTTGTAATTCTTGATAGAGACGGGGCGCTTCTGCGCGTTCTGCTTCGCTCAAATATTGGTTGCGACTGGAAAGTGCCAGGCCGTCTGAAGCGCGACCGGTATCGACAGGAACGATTTCGATATTGAAATTCAAGTCTTCGACAAAGCCTTTGATAATCGCCAGCTGCTGATAGTCTTTTTTGCCGAAACAGGCGGTATCGGGTTGAACAATGTTGAACAACTTAGTCACAACGGTCGCAACGCCGCGGAAATGGCCCGGACGGAATTTGCCGCACAATTCATTTTGCAGGTGCGGAGGCTCGACATTGAAACGCTGTTCTACATTCGGATACAGCTCTTTTTCATCAGGCGCGAACACGACGGCAACGCCCTCGCCTGTCAATTTGTCGGCATCTTGTTGCAAAGTGCGCGGATATTTGTCGAAATCCTCGCCTTGTCCGAATTGCAGGCGGTTGACAAAAATACTGACCACAACGTTATCGGCACGTTTTTTTGCTTCGCGCACCAGCGCAAGATGGCCCTCGTGCAGATTGCCCATAGTCGGTACAAATGCCACCTTTCCGGCAGTTTTGCGCCACTCGCGCAATTCTTTAATCGTATGAATGATTTGCATGGTTTGAAAAATCCTTTATCTTTTCCGCCGTTTCATCAACGGAAATCACGCGCCGATTATACGCTTTTATTCATCAAAAAGGCCGTCTGAAATAAGTTTCAGACGGCCTGGTTTTTATTTTATCCGACAAACGTATGTTCGACAGATGGGAACGTTTTTGCTTTGACTTCGTCCACATAGGCTTTGACCGCAGCTTGAACGCTGTCTTTGCCCTGCATAAAGTTCTTCACGAATTTGGCGGTTTTACCGGGGAAAATGCCGAGCATATCGTGCATCACCAAAACCTGACCGTCGCAATACACGCCTGCGCCAATACCGATGGTCGGGCAAGAAACGGTTTCGGTCACTTTTTTCGCCAACTCTGCAGGAACGCATTCCATCAATACGATTGCCGCACCTGCCGCATCATGCGCTTTGGCGTCGTTGAGCAACGCTTCCGCCTTGTCGCCGCGACCTTGAACTTTATAGCCGCCGAATGCAAACACGGATTGCGGGGTCAGGCCGATGTGGGCGCAAACAGGGATACCGCGCATTTGCAGAAATTCAGTGGTCTCCGCCATCCAGACGCCGCCTTCGAGCTTGACCATATGCGCGCCGGCCGCCATCAACTCAGCCGCTGCCGCAAATGCCTGCTCTTTGCTCTGCTGATACGCACCAAACGGCAAGTCACTGACAATCATGGCATTTTTAGTACCGCGAGCCACGCATTCGGTGTGGTAGCACATATCCTGCAAGCTCACCGGCAACGTGGACTGACGACCTTGCACCGCCATACCCAAAGAATCGCCGACCAGCAATACATCCACGCCGGCATTGTCCATTAGCGCGGCAAAGCTGGATTCATAAGCGGTCAGCATGGCGATTTTTTCGCCCTCTGCTTTCATTTTTTGCAAAGTGTTTACGGTAATCATGGTGTTTTGTGTGTTCCGCCCGACGGGCAGCCCTTTGTTGTAATGGAAACGCGGTATTATAAGGTCTGCTTTTAAAATATCAAAGCATAAGCAAAAAGCCCGACTGCTTTCACAATCGGGCTTTTAATTGGTGCCGGCACCAAGAGTCGAACTCGGGACCCCCTGATTACAAGTCAGGTGCTCTACCAACTGAGCTATACCGGCTTACTGAAATGCCTTACGGCACCATCAGTCTTTAACTGGTGCCGGCACCAAGAGTCGAA
This region of Neisseria subflava genomic DNA includes:
- the mutS gene encoding DNA mismatch repair protein MutS, whose amino-acid sequence is MSKPTVSPMMQQYLAIKSQHADKLVFYRMGDFYELFLDDAVEAAKLLDITLTTRGQMDGVPIKMAGVPFHAAEQYLARLVKMGKSVAVCEQVGEVGAGKGPVERKVVRIVTPGTLTDAAFLEDKETNRIAAVNADKKHIAIAWASLQSGEFKTKLTTADKLADELVRLQAAEILLPEGKSLPDGFQTTSANITRLNSWQFAADAGAKLLTEYFGCQDLHGFGLDGKEHEAAVGAAGALLNYIRLTQNLMPQHLDGISLETDSQYIGMDAATRRNLEITQTLSGKKSPTLFSILDGCATHMGSRLLALWLHHPLRSRAHIRARQEAIAALGSQYETLQGRLKNIADIERIAARIAVGNARPRDLAALRDSLFALSEIELSAEGSSLLETLKAVFPETLPVAEILKAAVMPEPAVWLKDGGVINQGYCAELDELRHIQNHGDEFLLDLEARERERTGLSTLKVEFNRVHGFYIELSKVQAEQAPTDYQRRQTLKNAERFITPELKTFEDKVLTAQEQALALEKRLFEALLKEVQTALPQLQKAAKAAAALDVLSTFAATAAERGFVCPEFADYPVIHIENGRHPVVEQQVRHFTANHTRLDHKHRLMLLTGPNMGGKSTYMRQVAHIVLMAHTGSFVPADAAQIGPIDQIFTRIGASDDLASNRSTFMVEMSETAYILHHATDQSLVLMDEVGRGTSTFDGLALAQAIAEHLLQKNKSFSLFATHYFELTKLPEAHATAVNMHLSALEQGQDIVFLHHIEPGPASKSYGIAVAKLAGLPNRALKSAQKHLNDLENQAAANRPQLDIFSTMPSENGADEEGKEQEVEPVDNLQTNELTEALAQIQPDNLTPREALDALYRLKDICNKAS
- a CDS encoding DUF4424 family protein encodes the protein MKQKALILLLLLAGAAHANDSMGTVSTSGIKYLKNPHIDMQSEDLYISENQIRVHYRFKNTSSQDLTETVLFPLPIVPAFIDYDFADTKGLVDSFRIYADGKPVRPQTHVRAYFERRNGSLVDVTADLKKCGLSDQELMHPWTKKQDGEKIGSKIGACRSAKVQSMLPKQTDELPDWSAQIVYSWKQTFKAGSVTEIKHQYTPLVGGSFLPSLKAKDSKAFIDEYCMDENFLKNFKTVEEGSKLYHYLGYVLTTGANWAKPIGKFTLTIDREPNTVISLCWDKSLRKVGPNRFQAVKENFLPKKDLDIIFVYN
- the panC gene encoding pantoate--beta-alanine ligase produces the protein MQIIHTIKELREWRKTAGKVAFVPTMGNLHEGHLALVREAKKRADNVVVSIFVNRLQFGQGEDFDKYPRTLQQDADKLTGEGVAVVFAPDEKELYPNVEQRFNVEPPHLQNELCGKFRPGHFRGVATVVTKLFNIVQPDTACFGKKDYQQLAIIKGFVEDLNFNIEIVPVDTGRASDGLALSSRNQYLSEAERAEAPRLYQELQNIAAALKNGNLDYAQLEAECIRRLTDAGWVVDYVEIRHAHSLAVAHVGDKELVVLAAARLGTTRLIDNLEVALA
- the panB gene encoding 3-methyl-2-oxobutanoate hydroxymethyltransferase translates to MITVNTLQKMKAEGEKIAMLTAYESSFAALMDNAGVDVLLVGDSLGMAVQGRQSTLPVSLQDMCYHTECVARGTKNAMIVSDLPFGAYQQSKEQAFAAAAELMAAGAHMVKLEGGVWMAETTEFLQMRGIPVCAHIGLTPQSVFAFGGYKVQGRGDKAEALLNDAKAHDAAGAAIVLMECVPAELAKKVTETVSCPTIGIGAGVYCDGQVLVMHDMLGIFPGKTAKFVKNFMQGKDSVQAAVKAYVDEVKAKTFPSVEHTFVG